In one Phycisphaerae bacterium genomic region, the following are encoded:
- a CDS encoding vWA domain-containing protein gives MRLLAETATETLERRLEFAGLPQGWHAIVAMVLLELILWASVHLYRREQRVGASARIRAILALLRCTLLAVLALIWLQPVIATYSRREMEAPTLLLIDGSASMSLHDRYADETEQRRVRQALGNAQVNELATLSRAEIARSVLARDDHRLIRELVRNNPVLCYRFGDGIDLVGRYTAAAGSGGGRIGIAVPASAPATDIGAAVRQAVESQGGRPVSAVVVVSDGQFNKGEAVDAVAGYARAKRIAIHTVGVGDPAPPRNAAVAAIEAPASIFVNDPFKITARIAAQGLCGQSLIIELLQRLPDASQPSVVATRTIEAGPDDHVSSITFDHQLIRPLQTRLAVRIQPVEGEIIAEDNERETSVRGLEKKMRVLLVAGAPSWEYTYLSRLLTRDATVDVSCWLQSADEEAVRDGGTVIDHLPRKHEELGVYDCIILMDPRPEEIDAGWSKTLETLVSQAGTGLVFVAGRKNTSKLAREAAAKALLDLLPVVIDAGQADLIINELGYFQQTAWPPAIPPQVSGHPLLNIADRSEENAQTWAQLPGVYWHYPVSREKPVATVLLRHSNPQMRNAGGQHVLLATQFVGAGRTAFMAWSDTWRWRRAGDRYFNRFWITLIRHLVEGKLLGGQKRGLIQPTKDHCPVGEAVGIEARLLDSKFSPLGRDTVEMTVEAEGVPGHVVVLKAQPDRPGWYHGELTPTETGIYELRIDLPAEGGEGTTTIRGELRVGRSDLEFRRTALDRESLENLAAGSAGGRSLYLDEIDRLPSLIPAKSVSMVTTGRPTPLWDRWWTLFVLVALLSTEWALRKAFNLL, from the coding sequence GTGAGGCTGCTGGCTGAGACGGCGACCGAGACGCTTGAACGGCGGTTGGAGTTCGCCGGCCTGCCGCAGGGGTGGCACGCCATTGTTGCGATGGTTCTGCTGGAGCTGATCCTGTGGGCGAGCGTGCATCTGTATCGGCGAGAACAGCGGGTTGGGGCTTCGGCGAGGATCCGAGCGATCCTGGCCCTTCTACGCTGTACGCTATTGGCCGTCTTGGCACTGATCTGGCTGCAACCGGTGATCGCCACCTACAGTCGACGCGAGATGGAAGCGCCAACACTCTTGCTGATCGACGGATCGGCCAGCATGTCTCTTCACGACCGCTACGCCGATGAAACCGAGCAACGCCGTGTGCGGCAGGCACTGGGCAACGCCCAGGTGAACGAGCTTGCGACCTTGAGCCGGGCCGAGATCGCCAGATCGGTTCTGGCCCGCGACGATCATCGGCTGATTCGTGAGCTGGTGCGGAATAACCCGGTTCTCTGCTATCGGTTCGGCGATGGGATCGATCTGGTCGGTCGATACACGGCCGCTGCCGGTTCTGGGGGCGGCAGGATCGGGATTGCCGTGCCGGCGTCGGCGCCGGCGACTGATATTGGAGCTGCCGTTCGGCAGGCGGTGGAATCTCAAGGTGGGCGGCCGGTTTCGGCGGTCGTGGTCGTGTCCGACGGGCAGTTCAACAAGGGTGAGGCGGTGGATGCCGTCGCCGGATATGCCCGCGCCAAGCGGATCGCCATCCACACCGTAGGTGTCGGAGACCCCGCCCCGCCGCGCAATGCCGCAGTCGCAGCGATCGAGGCCCCGGCGAGCATTTTCGTCAACGACCCGTTCAAGATCACGGCTCGCATCGCCGCCCAAGGGCTTTGCGGCCAGTCGCTGATCATCGAGCTGCTGCAACGGCTGCCGGATGCATCGCAGCCGAGCGTTGTCGCGACGCGCACGATCGAGGCAGGGCCCGACGATCACGTGAGTTCGATCACATTTGACCATCAGCTTATCCGTCCGCTGCAGACGCGGCTGGCGGTGCGAATCCAGCCCGTCGAGGGTGAAATCATCGCCGAGGATAACGAGCGGGAGACCAGCGTGCGCGGATTGGAGAAGAAGATGCGCGTTCTCCTGGTGGCGGGGGCACCGAGTTGGGAATACACCTACCTATCGCGGTTGCTGACGCGGGACGCGACGGTGGACGTGAGTTGCTGGCTGCAATCGGCCGACGAAGAAGCCGTCCGCGACGGCGGAACGGTCATTGATCATCTGCCTCGCAAGCATGAAGAGTTGGGCGTGTATGACTGCATCATTCTGATGGACCCGCGGCCGGAGGAAATCGACGCGGGGTGGAGCAAGACCCTCGAAACGCTGGTCAGCCAGGCGGGAACGGGTCTTGTGTTCGTGGCCGGTCGCAAGAACACTTCAAAACTGGCTCGCGAGGCGGCCGCCAAGGCGCTGCTCGATCTGCTGCCGGTGGTGATCGATGCCGGCCAAGCCGACCTGATCATCAACGAACTGGGTTACTTCCAGCAGACGGCCTGGCCGCCGGCGATACCGCCGCAGGTCAGCGGGCATCCGCTGTTGAATATCGCTGACCGCTCGGAGGAAAACGCGCAGACGTGGGCGCAGTTGCCGGGCGTGTACTGGCACTATCCGGTCAGCCGCGAAAAACCGGTGGCCACCGTTCTGCTGCGTCACTCCAACCCGCAGATGCGTAACGCCGGGGGTCAGCACGTGCTGCTGGCCACTCAGTTCGTTGGGGCGGGGCGAACCGCTTTCATGGCCTGGAGCGACACATGGCGCTGGCGGCGCGCCGGAGATCGGTACTTCAATCGGTTCTGGATCACGCTGATCCGCCATCTTGTCGAGGGTAAGCTGCTGGGCGGTCAGAAACGTGGGCTGATCCAGCCCACGAAGGACCACTGCCCGGTGGGCGAGGCGGTCGGCATCGAGGCGAGGCTTTTGGACTCGAAGTTCTCGCCGCTGGGGCGGGACACGGTTGAAATGACCGTTGAGGCGGAGGGGGTGCCCGGCCATGTGGTGGTCCTGAAGGCTCAGCCCGATCGACCCGGCTGGTATCACGGGGAGTTGACCCCCACGGAAACCGGAATCTATGAGCTGCGGATCGACCTGCCCGCTGAAGGCGGCGAGGGCACGACGACGATTCGGGGCGAGCTTCGCGTCGGGCGGTCTGATCTGGAGTTTCGCCGGACGGCGCTGGACCGGGAATCGCTCGAGAATCTGGCGGCGGGCTCGGCCGGCGGGCGATCGCTCTATCTTGACGAGATCGACCGACTGCCATCGCTGATCCCGGCCAAGTCGGTCAGCATGGTCACCACAGGTCGGCCAACGCCGCTGTGGGACCGCTGGTGGACCTTGTTTGTGCTGGTGGCACTGTTGAGTACGGAGTGGGCCTTGCGTAAGGCCTTCAATCTGCTGTAG